TTATTGTTTTTTGCCACAGATTAAAATGATTTCCATGGATTTTTTTTCGCCACGAATTCACGAATTAATTCATCCTAATTCGTGAATTCGTGGCAAAAGATTTTAATTATTGTAATTTTTTCTTAGAACTAAAAGCAGTTAAAAGTAAATAACTTATAAGTCCAACTGACAGTGCTAAAACGGATGCTAAAATAAGACTTCCGACGATATATTGTGTTGCATTTTTTTGAATATCGTCAAGCGTAATCGAACTATCCAAAATCAAAGGCGCGTCGTTTGACACGAAATAACTTCCCATTTTTAAAGAACCATAAATGACAAACGGAATAAAAGGAGGGAAGCTCACATTTGAAGCCAGATAAGCAATGACTTTGTTGAGCTTGAATAATGCGGCAAAAGTAAAAAGCAGTATCGTTTGAAACCCCCAAAACGGAGAAATTCCAATGAAAATTCCTAAAGCAATTGCAGCAGATTTTTTGAAATTTGAATCGCTGCTTTCTAAAATATCTTCTAGGAAAAACTTTTTAAATCCTTTTTTTTTTGCTTTTCTAAAGTAGTCTCGAGGTTTTATATACAGTAAAGCATTAATAACCAAAACGGTATTTAAAATACTGATTCGGGTAAAATCCTTAAACGGACGAAAATGCGAAACGCGTTCCAAAGGATCATACAAAATCTGAATTGGAATGTTTTTGACTACAATACCTTTCCAGGCAGAACGAACTATGACTTCAATTTCGAACTCAAATTTATTGGTATAAAATTGCTTCGGGATTAGGTTTAAAGGATATAAACGAAAACCAGATTGTGTGTCTTCTAATACAATTCCGGTTTCGAATTTAAACCAGAAATTCGAAAACTTATTTCCAAAACTGCTTTTCTTTGGCACATTTTCCTGTGTCATATTTCGGCTTCCAATCAATAAAGAATTTGGTTCTTTTTGAATTTCGGCAATAAAATTCGGAATATCTGAAGCAAAATGTTGTCCGTCAGAATCTATCGTGATTGCATATTCAAAATGCATTTCGATTGCTTTTCTAAAACCATTTCTCAGCGCTCGCCCTTTTCCTATATTTTTAGGATGATGAATTTGTGTGAGTTGCGAATATTGTTGTAAAATCTCAAAAGTGTCATCGGTCGATCCATCATTGACAATAATGATATTTGTAGTGAAATCTAAAATAGAATCCAGCACCTTTTTTAAAGTTTTGTGATTGTTGTATGTGGGAACAATGACACAAAAATGAGTCGAATTAAGTAATTCTTGCTGTGATAAAATAGGTTTCATTTCGAGTTTTTCTTTAGCCTACTTTACGAATTGCTTTTCTTTTTCAGAGAAACTTTTCGATTGTAAAACAAAGTCTTTTAGATAATCTTTTAAAACAGCATTTTGCTCTGCATAATGTGCTGTAATATAATTTTTATCTTCTTTAATATTCTTTTTATAGCCAGTTATTCCGGGAACATTTTCCTGAATACTCAACCTGATCATTCTGATTTCTATATTATTAGGTTCACTTTTTATAGTCGATTCAAGAAGATTTGCACCTTCTTTAAAACGATCCATTTTATCTTTTAATTTTTTCTCAAACTTTGAATCCAATAGAATTGAAGCAGCTTTGTAAGCGACTAAAATTTTTGCATCGTCGTTTGAAACTGTTGCCAGTTTTTCTGAAAATTCCTTAGCATTACTTTCTGATTTAGTAACGCTCGAATACATTTTTCTGATAGAAGTCAAATCCGGATTACCAGCAAAATTAATCCACAAAAGTAAAGACAGCAGTAGTTTCATAATTATATTTTTTTGTACACATTGCTAAGTTTCAAAGCAACGGTATCGTTAAAATAAGTTGTGTTTTTTACTTTAACCAAATCATCTTCGGTTATAGTAATATCAAGTTCTAAACGCAATTCCGGAGTAGCTTCAGGATTAATAAGTGCCATAAATTTCACATTGGCAAGTGTTTGAATCATCAAAGTGCTTTTGGTAATTGCTTCCGTAAGTTCTTTAATAATCTGAATCATGCAAACTCCAGGCATAATTGGATTTCCCGGAAAATGACCTTTGAAAACTTCATGTTTTTCATTGATCAAAATCGTGATATTATATTTAGAATCTCCCGTTTTTTCTTCCGATAGAACTTTATAAAAATCTTTTAAAACCATAATCGTTTATTTTTTTTCTCCAAAAGAATAAGAAAGCCCTAATTGAAAATTAACATTGGTGTTGTAATCCCCAAATAAATAATCATCATTGCGGTCATTGTGATAATAACCACTATCCAATACATCTAAAAAGCCTTTTTTTAATCGGCCTTCAATGGTAAGGTTTGGAGATACTTTATAGGCAATACCTGTAACAAATGCCAGGTCATTACATTGTTTTCTTTTGATCAGATTATCATGTAAAAGAACATCTAAAGCCGGACCAAATTGTATTTGAATACCAGGCCCAAATGTAAATTTATTAATAAGAGCAAGTGACAAATAATCGATCTGTAAATCGCGATGTTCCACTTTTTCAATTCCTGCAATATCGTCAAAATAATTTCGGGCAACATTGTTAGATCCTTGTCTCGTATATGTTATTTCAGGCTGAAGAGCATAACGTTTCGTGATATTTATTTCTCCAAATCCGCCAACATAGAAATCAGTTTTATAATCAGCATGCATTTCTGAGATAGTAGAAAAACTAAAACCACCTCTCAAACCCGGCTTAAAACTAGCTTGTGCTTGTACTTGATGCAGCATGAAAAATGCTACTATAACGACGTATAATTTTTTTGAATTCAATATGTTTATTTTACTTTAAAAGTATAACTGATACCAATTTGAAAAACCTGATTTAAAATAACATCATTATAGTAATAATCATTATCATTGTTAATTCCATCATAACCATAAATATCAACTAATCCTTGTTTAATTCTGGCTTCAAACGTTAATCCGTTTGGCAATGTATAACCAACACCTCCAACAAAAGCAAGATCAAAATCTTCAGGACTGCTGTTGATATAATTATCAGAAACTTTAAAATCTACAGACGGACCTCCTAAAATGTGAAAACCTTTACCGCCAATATTAAATTTTGCAACTGCACCAAGTGTCAGGTAGTTTAATTCATAATTTACATAACGAAAATTATAGCCGTTTCCAAGATATTCTCTTCCCTGATCACCTTGTCTTGAATACGTTATCTCAGGCTGTAACGAAAAATATTTATTAAATTTAATGTTTACTAATCCACCAACATAAAAATCTGTTTTAGATTTATTATCATCAATATTGGTTAATGTTGAGACATTTAGACCACCTCTAATTCCGGGACTAACTCTTACTTGTGCATTTGATGTTATAATTCCAACAAACAAAACAAAGGCAATTACGGTTATTTTTTTCATTTTTAATTTGGTTTAAGTTTAGCTTTAGATTAAGTTTTTACTCTGATTTAAAATAGTTTAACTCAATTTTTAACTTGATATTCTGATGAATAATCTGAATTTTCTCCGCAAAAATATTGTTTTCTGAACTAAAAAGCAGGGTTATTTTTTCTTTTGTTTTAGATGCATTCACGACCTTCTCTAATTTCGATCCATTTTTAGAAACAAAAAGGTAATTATCGCGGTTTCCATCTTCTGATTTATAAATATTATCTTCTTCGTTTTCAAATTGTTCCTGAATCAAGTATTCATTTTTAAGAAGCAATCGAAAATCTTCGGTTAAAGTATTAATCAAAATTTTTCGGTCTAATTCAGATACAATCGAGTTGACTTTAAATGTCTTTTTTGAAATTTCAAAATCTAACAATTTGTTACCAAATTCAGTTGTAAAAACAACGCGATGTGTAGTATCATTTATTTTTTTAGCAATAAAAATTCCGGATATTTCATGACCATAAACCGTGATATTCGTTTTGTAAACATAATCAGTATTTGAGTCGGTAAAATAGGGAACCTGATAAGACGTTTTGTCTAATTTTTTAGGCGTATAATTTTTTGTGACCGAGCCACAAGAAACTAAAACTAATGCCAAAAGGCAATTAATTATTAAAAACTGAATCGTCGATTTTTGCATTGATCACTTTATTTTTAAGTACAATTCTAGTATAATCTTCAGAGGATTCCAGTAATTTAACTTGCACAACTGTTGCTTCTTCTTTATCAAAAGTCAGTTCAATTTGTTTGATGTATTTTTTTAAAGTAGCATCTTTCGGAACAAATTTCGCAAGATTTTGCCCTTTCAATTTAAAGTACGAAATCGTAAATTCTTTATCGTCAAACATATTTCCGCTCACGCTTCCAACGATTAATTTATTGATACGACCAAAGATTTTGCTGTTGCCAATATCAACCGCACTTTTCTTTCCTTCGTCGTTAATCAGGATTTTTCCGTTTTTGAAAACGATGCTGTAATTGTATGGTTTTTTGTATTGCCATTGAAGCAAACTTGGCTCTTTGAAAATCATTTTACCAGAAGTTTCAATGTCTTTCGATAAAAAATCTAAATGTTTGTATTGTATAAAATCAGTACTTAAAGTTTTGATTTTTTTCGAAACTACATTTACATCTTGTTTGAAAGCAGCAATTTCTGCATCAGACATTTTTTGTTCCTGAGCAAACAAATTGCCTGAGATGAATAAAATTAAGAGTGCTATTTTAGTTTTCATATTTTGTTAAAAATTGTGCTTTAATTTTTTTGCCACAGATTAAATTAATTATAAAAATCCGTTTTTATCCGCGTTTTCGCTTTAGCGAATCCGTTCCATCAGCGTTCAATATCATAAGCTTTTAGATCCAAAAGTTCTTCGATCGAAATCACTTCATAATTGTTTTGCTGTAAAAATTGCAAAAACTGTTCCAATACTAAAACGGAGTGCAATCCTGTATCGTGCAAAAGTACAATTCCACCAGGAGAAACACGTTTTTTAATCCGATTCAAAATCAATTCCACATTTGTTGTTCCGCCGTCAAGCGAACGAATATTCCAGCCAATAACTTTATGTCCCGTTATTTTTAAAGCTCTTCCAATTGATGGTGTTGTAACTCCATACGGCGGACGAAAGAAGTTGATTTTTTTTGAAGTAAATTTTTCCAGAAGTTTATCTGTTTTTTGAAGTTCTTCGATTATGCTTGGGGTGGTATAAAAATCAAAAAACTTAGAATGAGAATACGAATGATTTCCAACCAAATGATCTTCGTCTATAATTCTTCGAAGAATTTCAGGATGAATTTCAATATTTTTTCCAATGCAGAAGAAAGTTGCTTTTGCATTGTATTTTTTCAAAAGGTCTAAAACGTCCAAAGTAAATTCACTCGGGCCGTCATCAAAAGTTAAAGCAATTTTTTTTTCTGTTTCCAATGGATTGTTACAGAAAGCTTTTACGATATAATTAGATGAAATTCTTGCTGTTCCATAAATATTAATGGCAAGAAAAGGTACGGCAACCACTAAAAACCATAATCCGTTAATTCCTTTATCAGCTTTTAATAAAAACAAAAAAAGTAATAAGGAGATAAAAAAAATGGTGACTTTTTTATGCGTTATCATTTTGAAAGTAACGTAAAACTATGATTTTTTCCGTTTAATTGATTGTACAATAAAATGGTATTATAAGCTGGTTTTTCAACCGAATTTACTTTTATAATTTCAGGAATTTCCTGAGTCTTGATTACTTTTGAAGCCATCCATAAAGCAAAAGCCGAAGCCGTATCATATTCGCCACTCAAATGTTTGTAATACAATTGAGGCGTTTTTGCGAAAGCATTTTCAGCCAAATTTCTATAATAGGAATCAAAAGTGATATTACCATCCAAACCTAAAACGACAGCATCTACATCTGAAATTTCTAAATTATTGGATTTTAAAAACGCGATTAGTTCCGCTTCAATTTCATTTTCTTCTAAAGTGTTTTTAATCTCAACATCTAAAACCTGTGCATAAGTAGTGTCTTTTTTTTGATTTTCTAAAACAAAAAAACTGGCACCTTCACCAAAAACTGCTCCGGTTGAAGTTGGATTTAAAACATCATAAGGCTGATTACCATCTTGTTTGATTCGGCCTAATAGTTTAAAAAGGGAAGTTGTGTATTCGCCATTTTCGTCAATTCCGCCAACTAAAATCGAATTGGCTTCGTTTTCTTCGATTTGCATTTTAGCATCTAAAAGTGCCGATTCAAAAGAAACAGCTCCGTTTACATACGTAAAATTATACCCTTTGCATTGTAATGACAAAGCAATTTGAGCACCAACAGTATTATGTGTCGATTGTATAAACGAAGTTGGAGTTAAGAACTCTTCGTTATTGTCGAGAATATTTTTCAGGAATTTTTCAGAATCTTCAATGCATCCCAAACCAGTTCCGGTAATGATTGCGTCTACATTTTCGAGCTTTGCATCTTTTAAGGCTAATGCCGAAGCTACGATTCCGTTTTTTACACCTTTTGCCATTCTTCGAATTGCGGCTGGCGTAATAAAATCTTTGTAAACCGGTGAAACTATCGAAAGTATTGTGTCATTTTGGTTGTGCACCGCTTCCTCTAAAAAAACAGTATCAAATGTTTTTTGAGCCGAAATACAACCTACTCCATTTATATATGTTTTCATTAGCTTTTAGAAAATATAAGTGTGGAACAATTTCCTCCAAAACCAAAAGAGTTGGATAAAACGTGTTCGATATTTTTCATTTTTAAAGAAGTTTGTGGCTTTAGATCAAATTCTTCCATTGGAGTTTCAAAATTCAAATTCGGGTAAACCACACTATTCTGAATTGCCAAAACACTGTAAACGGCTTCTGTTGCTGCGGCTGCCGCCAAAGTATGACCCGTAAAAGGTTTTGTCGAACTAAAATCAGGAACTTTTTCATCGCCATAAATTCGGAGTAAAGCTCTTCCTTCAGACAAATCATTATTAGGAGTTGCCGTTCCGTGAACGTTGATATAATCAATTTCGCTTGGTCTTAAACCCGAAACTTCAAAAGCTTTTTTCATCGCCAAATATGCGCCATCACCATTTTCTGAAGAAGCAGTTTGGTGAAAAGCATCATTTGCATTTCCGTAACCCGAAACTCGAGCCAGAACTTTTTTGTTTTGTTTTTCAACAATTTCATCAGATTCTAAAACCAAATATGCAGCAGCTTCGCCAAGATTTAATCCTTTACGATTATTGTCAAAAGGTTTGTTATAATCGTCAGAAAGAATCATCAAAGTTTTAAATCCGTTGATCGTGAATTTTGCCAAAGCATCAGTTCCGCCAACGATAACGCGATCGAGTTTTCCGTTTTTGATCAAACGTGCGCCCAACATAATCGAGTTCGCAGCAGATGAACAAGCGGTACTTATAGTAGTAACCATTCCTTTTAAACCCAATTCTTCGGCAATCTTTTCGGCAACATCGCCGCCGTCATGACAACTAATATATTTGGTAAGTTCAGGATCTTTAAAATAATCGTAATAATGCTTTTCGGTCATATCCATTCCGCCAACGCTTGTTGCCGAAATAAGTCCGGTTCTAAATTCGTTGATCGATGTAATTCCGGCATTTTGAACAGCTTGTTTGGCAGCAAAAGCACCAATCATAGCAGTTCTAGAAAAATTATTATCATCAGAAAGTTCCAATTCATTGACCAATTCAGCATTGGTTTTTTTAATTTCTCCAACCTTAATAACATCCGCATGAACGGTCGAAATATTTTCGATGCGAGTTATAGCAATCTTATTTTCGATTAACGAAATAAAATTTTCCTCGACTGAATTTCCAATCGAAGAGATAATTCCCATTCCCGTTATTGCAACACCTTTTGCCATTTTAGATTTTAGATTTTTAGATTTTAGATTAGAACTTTGTCAAAGTTTCAAACTTTGATAAAGTTTTCACATCATCTGTGAAAACCTGTTCAATCAGTTTAATCTGCGGGCCAAAAATTATTTTGTTCTGTTAGCGCTAATATAAGCAGCCATAGTTTCAATAGATTGAAAAATAGATTTTCCTTCTTTTGGGTCAACCAGTTTTATTCCGTAATCTTTATCAAGAATTACGATCAATTCAAGTGCATCAATTGAGTCCAAACCTAAACCGTCTCCAAACAAAGGATCGTTATCAGCAATGTCTTCGATTGCGATATCTTCAAGATTTAGAGTGGTAATGATTTTATTTTTTAATTCTTCTTTTAATGCTTCCATGATTATTTATTATATAATATATTGATATTTTCGTTTGTGTATTTTTCGTTTTCTTCTTTACTAATCGTGCAAAGAAAAGCTTTGTAATTGTCATTAAAAAATTCAACCCAACCACAAAGAACTGTATCGGCTTTGTTTGAATTCAGCAAAATATTCGAATAATTCGACATAAATTCGGCGTTGAAAGCATCAAATATAAAGAAAGAATTTTCACTTTTCAGCTGATGACGAATACTTATTTCGCCCAAACAAATATTTGGCAAAGTATAAACGAAAACTGCCGGACTCGGATAATAGTTTTCTTTGTCCGAAATTGATTCCTGATACTTAACATCAGTATCTAAACTCGAAGATTTATTGGCCAAAACCAAAGCAATATTATTCTCTTTTTCAGCCGAAGTTATTGGACTCAAAAGCAATTCAGATCCTAAAAAAGCCAATTTACTTAAAGCATCCATTTTGAAAAACTTCGGATATTGAATGTCAAAATTACGATATGCTTGTTTCGAAAAATCAGCAAAATCAGTTGGTTCAATTTTGAAAACAGAAGTTCCGTTCAAAACAATTTCGTTGTTTTGAATAGTGATATAGGATTGTATGTAGGTTTTATTTTGAGTCATTTTGTTTAATTAGTATAAAATTTATACTGATTACTTGTTTTCAATCGTTTGTATTTTTTTATTAATAACTCTATTTACTTGTGTAATGAAATTATCGAGATTTTCTTCTCCATTTTTTATAATGTAAAAATTCTTCATTTTCTCTTTCATCTGTAAGAAGAAATCTAAAGGGATTTTTTCTAAATTTAAATCATTAAAACAAGCAAATAAGTTTTGTGATAAATAATCTAGCTTTTCTGTATCATTAATTTTTAAAAAAATATGGCAATAGAGATAATCTTGATCTATGTATTTATTATCGCCAAATATGATTTCATCAGCTAATGAATATATCGTTTTTTCATCCCAATTGAAAATTTCCTTAGAAAATCTTTCACTATCAGTTTCACTTAAAGCGTTGATAACATCTCTGATTTCTGGGCGAACAATATATTCCCAATGACCACAATCTTTATTCTTAAGATTTCGTTCAATATATTTTTTTAAATATGTAATATCATCGTCCTTCATAATTGAATATTTATTTTATGAAACCGAAGTATTAACAATTTTGGTAATATGCCATTTCCCGGATTTATTTTCAATTGTAATTTGAAATCCCTGTCCACATTTTCCTCCGCCACATGAAGCACTTGCATCTAAAACTCCTGATGTTTTAGTTTTATTGAAATGAATTTTATGAATTGTAATAGTACCAACAGGCATTTTGCTCTTTTTGTCGTTTATATCCCAATATCTTTCTTCGGGAAATTTAGACGTATATTGAAAATCGAACTTTTTATTGTCTTTAAATGGAGTCAAGTCAAATTTGTCGTCATTGATTCCATTGCTTACTATAAAATCATGAACACCAATTAAAATTCTATTTTTATCTTTTTTAATACTGTCTTGTTCAATCTGATATCTTTTTAATTCATTATGATATCCAACAGTATCTCTTTTACCGGTTTTAAAATCAACTATTCTTGGAAATGGTGGAGGATACATAATTCTTCGATCCATATATATTGAATCTACAATTTCAAGAAAGACATTATTTAAGACATCCTTTTCAAAATCAGATTCAGACACTTCTTTCTTTTTACATCCAAAAAGAGAAAGAAGAATTAGAGTTATAAATATGAATTTTGATAATTTCATTTTCAGTTAATTCGTGAAAATTAGTGCAATTCGTGTTTCACTTTTTCAAATATCACCGCCGTATTACAACCTCCAAATCCAGAAGCCGTTTTCAAAAAGAACTCAATATTTTTTTCTTCATTTTTCTCAATAACATTAATCGATTCGCTTACGCCGATTTCGTCAAAACCTTTCGATTCAAAAAGTATATTTTGATTTGCGGATTCAATTGCAATTACGGTTTCTAATAATCCCGAAGCGCCTAATGTATGTCCGTAAAACCCTTTCAAACTATTTATGGGAACGTTTTGTAAATCTAAACGATTTAGTGCAATTGCTTCCATTTCGTCATTGAATGGAGTTGCGGTTCCATGTGCTGAAATATAATCGATTTGATCTGGATTTATCTGAGCTTCTTTCAAAGCATTCTGAATACTTCTAAACAAACCTTCACCTGTTCTTGAAGGTCCGGAAATATGATTGGCATCGTTGATAGAACTATCTCCAATAACTTTTATTTTTGCGTTTTTGGTTTCCGCCGAAACTAAAACTGCTGCTGTTGCTTCACCCAAACTTACGCCGGTTCTGTTTTTAGAATAAGGTTTACAAGGCAAATTGCTCATCGCTTGAAAAGCATTAAAACCAGATAAAACAAATTCTGAAACTTCGTCTCCGGCAATAACAAAAATGTTGTCGTAAAGTTCAGATTGAATCATTCTTTTGGCAACAGAAATGGCTAAAATTCCGGAAACACAAGCATTCGAAACGACAATTGGTTGTGTTTTAAATCCGAAGAAATCCGAAACATTTTTTGCTAAAACATCTAAATGTGCATTATTAAAATTTTCTTCTGAATCATTTTTTAAAGCCGTAACATTTCCTTTTGTGGTCGAAAGTATAAAAGCAGTTTTCGAATTTAATTCAATTCCTGAGTTTTTGATAATCGGCTCTAAAGCCAAAATCATCATTTTCTCTAAACGAGAATATTTTGTGTCAGCGCTTATTTTTGCAAAAGCACTGTTTATTTTTTCATCATTAATAATTGCAGCATAAAACGGTATCGGCATTAAGGAAGTATCTTCATGTAATTGAATACCGGATTCTCCACGAAGAATCGCTTCGATGTTGGTTTCAACATCAAAACCTAAAGGCGTAATACAATTGGTTTCGGTGATATATACTTCTCTTAACATTTTATCTTTTTTATTCCTGCAAGATTTTATCGCACGCAGATTCTACGGATTAAACATATTTACACGGATTTTAATTTGTAAAAATTAGTGTAATTCGTGTTTGAATTTTTATTTAATCAATCCAACTTTTCGTTTCCATTCTTCATAAAACGGAGGATTTGTCAACATTAGATTTCCTTCTTTATCCAGAAATACCTGAACAGTTTCTCCCGTACACGCAACTTCGCCTTTTTCGTCAATAATTCTAAAACGATAAATCATTTTGGCAGCCGGAGTATCAACAACCGTTGTTTCAATTGTTACGACATCGCCGTAGCGCAAAGACAATTTATGTTCGCATTTTGATTTTACGATTGGCGTTGTAAATCCTGTTTTGGCAATATCTAAATAGGTAAGTCCGTGTTCGCGTCCAAATGCTTCGCGTCCATCTTCAAAATAGGTAATATAATAGCCGTGCCAAACAATCCCCAGTGGATCAGTTTCGTTAAAACGAATTCTGATTTCATGCGAAACCGTTAAGGAAGTTGCTTCGTTATACTGTTCTTTTCTTTTTGTCATAGAATAATGCAATGCAAGTTGTGATTATAAAGAACAAAAATAACAAACTTATTTTTGGTATGATTTCCAGGAAAGAAACGTTGCGCAATAAAACATCATAAAACGCTTCAAGACCCCAATTCATTGGTGATGATTTTGCAATAATCTGCATAATTTTTGGCATTGCAAAAACTGGAACCCAGACTCCGCCAATTGCTGCAAGAATGATTACGCTTGTCGCGCCAAATGGTGCAGATTGTTCTTGTGTACTTGCGATAGTTCCCAATAAAATTCCGAAACCAATGGCTGCGAAACCAGAAAATAAAGCCACAACACTCATCAAAAACAAATGTCCTTCAATGTTTAAAGAAGGCAAACCAATATGCGGAAATAAAAATATTGCAACGGCAACCATCATATAAAACTGAATCATACAAATGGCTGAATAAGTTATGGTTTTACCAATAATCACAATTAGATTCGAAACCGGATTAGTCAATAATCGAACAAATGTTCCTTGAGATTTTTCTTTTACAATATTAATAGACAACGGAATCACGATAAAAAATATTGCAAAAAGTGTCCACGCCGGAACATTATGTTGCACCGAATTTGGCAACACTTCTTTGTTATTTACTTTTGGAACAATTTCTTTAAAAGTAATAAAACTCTTTTGTTCGAACTTAGTATTTTCTTCGCCCAATTGATTTTGAAAAGTCGTGTAAATTGATTTTGTTTCGATTTGCGAAATCATTTTATCAATAGAACTCATCACAGAATTTTTGAAACTAAGCTGAACTGCCGGATCAAAATATAATTTGACTTCTTTTTGCTGAATTATTTTTGAAGTTTTTGGTTTTGCGATTGTATCTGTAAAACCCATTTTGCTCACAATGTTTTCTACATTCTGATCAACTTTGGCTTGTAAATCTGTACTTAGATTTTTTGGAATTATAATTGCCAACTGAAATTTTCCTTTGTAAACATTTTCTCGGGCAACTTCTTCAGTAAGTGGTTTATTGTCAATTTGCGTAACAACGCTAAAAAGCTGACTTTTTTCTAAATTGTCAAAAACAGTTTTAGAAACCGAACCGTTGTCGTTGTCGACCAATAAAATCTGAATTTTATTATCGCTAACGGTTTTAAAAGTGCTGTCTTGAATTAATGTTACGGTGATTACCAAAACCAAAGGCATTATAAATAAAATGACTAATCCGCCTAAATCTCGTTTGAGCAGGAGAAATTCTTTTACGACTGACATCCAAATTTTATATATCATCTCTCAGATCTTTACCGGTTAATGAAATAAAAACTTCTTCAAGATTTCTAGCTTTTTCGGTCGAAGCAATTAATCCAGATGGCGTGCCTTGCGCATAAATTTTTCCTTGGTCAAGAATGGCAATTGTGGTGCAAAAATCTTCGGCTTCAGCCAAATGATGTGACGTATAAATAATCGTAGTTCCGTTTTGATTTAAATGTTTAAGATATTCTATAATTGCATTTTTAGATTGTACATCAACACCAACGGTTGGTTCATCCAGAAATAAAACTTTAGGATTGTGCAGAATTCCGGCAATCAAATTGACTCTGCGTTTCATTCCGCCAGAGAAAGTTTCAATGCGTTTGTCGGCAAATTTTAAAAGTCCCAAAAGATCTAAAGTTTCAATTACTTTATCTTTCAAATCAGAACCTTTTAATCCGTACATGCTTCC
This genomic window from Flavobacterium sp. 9 contains:
- a CDS encoding DUF2062 domain-containing protein, which gives rise to MKPILSQQELLNSTHFCVIVPTYNNHKTLKKVLDSILDFTTNIIIVNDGSTDDTFEILQQYSQLTQIHHPKNIGKGRALRNGFRKAIEMHFEYAITIDSDGQHFASDIPNFIAEIQKEPNSLLIGSRNMTQENVPKKSSFGNKFSNFWFKFETGIVLEDTQSGFRLYPLNLIPKQFYTNKFEFEIEVIVRSAWKGIVVKNIPIQILYDPLERVSHFRPFKDFTRISILNTVLVINALLYIKPRDYFRKAKKKGFKKFFLEDILESSDSNFKKSAAIALGIFIGISPFWGFQTILLFTFAALFKLNKVIAYLASNVSFPPFIPFVIYGSLKMGSYFVSNDAPLILDSSITLDDIQKNATQYIVGSLILASVLALSVGLISYLLLTAFSSKKKLQ
- a CDS encoding 3-hydroxyacyl-ACP dehydratase, with amino-acid sequence MVLKDFYKVLSEEKTGDSKYNITILINEKHEVFKGHFPGNPIMPGVCMIQIIKELTEAITKSTLMIQTLANVKFMALINPEATPELRLELDITITEDDLVKVKNTTYFNDTVALKLSNVYKKI
- a CDS encoding outer membrane beta-barrel protein, coding for MNSKKLYVVIVAFFMLHQVQAQASFKPGLRGGFSFSTISEMHADYKTDFYVGGFGEINITKRYALQPEITYTRQGSNNVARNYFDDIAGIEKVEHRDLQIDYLSLALINKFTFGPGIQIQFGPALDVLLHDNLIKRKQCNDLAFVTGIAYKVSPNLTIEGRLKKGFLDVLDSGYYHNDRNDDYLFGDYNTNVNFQLGLSYSFGEKK
- a CDS encoding porin family protein; this translates as MKKITVIAFVLFVGIITSNAQVRVSPGIRGGLNVSTLTNIDDNKSKTDFYVGGLVNIKFNKYFSLQPEITYSRQGDQGREYLGNGYNFRYVNYELNYLTLGAVAKFNIGGKGFHILGGPSVDFKVSDNYINSSPEDFDLAFVGGVGYTLPNGLTFEARIKQGLVDIYGYDGINNDNDYYYNDVILNQVFQIGISYTFKVK
- a CDS encoding outer membrane lipoprotein carrier protein LolA, whose amino-acid sequence is MKTKIALLILFISGNLFAQEQKMSDAEIAAFKQDVNVVSKKIKTLSTDFIQYKHLDFLSKDIETSGKMIFKEPSLLQWQYKKPYNYSIVFKNGKILINDEGKKSAVDIGNSKIFGRINKLIVGSVSGNMFDDKEFTISYFKLKGQNLAKFVPKDATLKKYIKQIELTFDKEEATVVQVKLLESSEDYTRIVLKNKVINAKIDDSVFNN
- a CDS encoding polysaccharide deacetylase family protein, translated to MFLLKADKGINGLWFLVVAVPFLAINIYGTARISSNYIVKAFCNNPLETEKKIALTFDDGPSEFTLDVLDLLKKYNAKATFFCIGKNIEIHPEILRRIIDEDHLVGNHSYSHSKFFDFYTTPSIIEELQKTDKLLEKFTSKKINFFRPPYGVTTPSIGRALKITGHKVIGWNIRSLDGGTTNVELILNRIKKRVSPGGIVLLHDTGLHSVLVLEQFLQFLQQNNYEVISIEELLDLKAYDIER
- a CDS encoding beta-ketoacyl synthase N-terminal-like domain-containing protein gives rise to the protein MKTYINGVGCISAQKTFDTVFLEEAVHNQNDTILSIVSPVYKDFITPAAIRRMAKGVKNGIVASALALKDAKLENVDAIITGTGLGCIEDSEKFLKNILDNNEEFLTPTSFIQSTHNTVGAQIALSLQCKGYNFTYVNGAVSFESALLDAKMQIEENEANSILVGGIDENGEYTTSLFKLLGRIKQDGNQPYDVLNPTSTGAVFGEGASFFVLENQKKDTTYAQVLDVEIKNTLEENEIEAELIAFLKSNNLEISDVDAVVLGLDGNITFDSYYRNLAENAFAKTPQLYYKHLSGEYDTASAFALWMASKVIKTQEIPEIIKVNSVEKPAYNTILLYNQLNGKNHSFTLLSK
- a CDS encoding beta-ketoacyl synthase codes for the protein MAKGVAITGMGIISSIGNSVEENFISLIENKIAITRIENISTVHADVIKVGEIKKTNAELVNELELSDDNNFSRTAMIGAFAAKQAVQNAGITSINEFRTGLISATSVGGMDMTEKHYYDYFKDPELTKYISCHDGGDVAEKIAEELGLKGMVTTISTACSSAANSIMLGARLIKNGKLDRVIVGGTDALAKFTINGFKTLMILSDDYNKPFDNNRKGLNLGEAAAYLVLESDEIVEKQNKKVLARVSGYGNANDAFHQTASSENGDGAYLAMKKAFEVSGLRPSEIDYINVHGTATPNNDLSEGRALLRIYGDEKVPDFSSTKPFTGHTLAAAAATEAVYSVLAIQNSVVYPNLNFETPMEEFDLKPQTSLKMKNIEHVLSNSFGFGGNCSTLIFSKS
- a CDS encoding phosphopantetheine-binding protein encodes the protein MEALKEELKNKIITTLNLEDIAIEDIADNDPLFGDGLGLDSIDALELIVILDKDYGIKLVDPKEGKSIFQSIETMAAYISANRTK